From Polaribacter haliotis:
AAATTTGCTGTTGCATAGGTAACATCATCTACTTGTACACAATTTAATTTTGCGTTTCTTGAAACATCTATGTAAGTGATATTTGTATTTGAGTTATTGTTTAAATTTATTTTCTCTATAAGTTTATTAAAATAAATTTGAACTTTTTTAAGATTAGTAAACTCACTTAAATCTATCGAAATTAGGTCTGTATTAACAATTGTAAGATCATCTAAATTAATTTGATTACTAAGGTCTAAGCTATTTATTTTTGTATCAGCAATAAAAACTCTAGTTATATTTACATTCTTTGAAATATCTACATTTGTAATATTTGTATTAGAAACCGCAAATTCTTCTAAAAGAATATTTTGAGATACATCTATAGCACTTAAATTACTATTATATGAAAAGTAGATCTTTTTAAGTTTTGTTAATTTGGTAACATTAATTTCTGATAATTTATTAAACTCTACCCATAAAAATTCTAAATCTGTATTTTTAGACACATCTATTGATGTTAATTGATTATTACCTAAATGAAGAAATGTTAGTTTAGTGTTTTTAGAAACATCTATTGTGCTAATTGCATTTTTACTTGCCCCCAGATAAGTTAAGTTTATCATAGATTCAATACCTGTTAAATCTGAAATTTTAGCATTTACATTTGGTAAATTCGTATTCACCTCTGGATTTCCTATTTCAATTGAAGTTATTGTTTCTGCATCACTTTGTAAAATATTTCCGTTTAAACCATTTGTATCTAAACCTAAATCTATTAACGCTTGTTCGAAATTTGCATCTGGAATATTAACAATTGGTGGATTGTAACAATCTAAACTTAAGGCAGATAAATTATCTATTTGATTCCAATTTGCTGTGGAATATGTTACATCATCTACTTCTACACAAGAAATATTTGGGTTGTTCGATAAATTTAAATCATTAATATTGATGTTATTTCCGTTCTTTAAATTTACTTTTAGAAGTTTATTATTAGAAGCATAAACATCTTTTAAATTCGTTTGTTTCGATAAATCTAATTCTTCAATAAGGTTATTCTCAAAACCAATTTTTTCAATTAGTAAATTGTTTGAAACATCTATACTTGCTACTTTATTATTTAAGAAAAATAGTTGTTTTAACTTCGTGTTTTTAGAAACATCTAGAGAAGTTAATTGGTTGTCTCTTATACTAAAAGTTATTAATTCTGTATTTTTTGAAACATCTATACTTGTTAATTTGTTTTCAAAAACCCCTAAGTACGTTAGCAAATTGTTTTTTGAAACATCTATGCTTGCTAAATTATTATTGTAAGCTCCTAAAAAAGTTAACAAAGTATTATTTGTAACGTCTAAAGTATTTAAACCACATTCATTAATAAATAAATAAGATAATTTTGTGTTTACAGAAAAATCTATGTTGGTAAAAGGGTTTTTACCAATATTTACTGAAGCAATCTCTAAATTATTCGAAAAATCTATAGTTGATAATTGATTTTCACTCGCAACTAAATTTTCTAATTGTGTAAGTAAAGAAATATCTAAATTAGTTAATTGATTATTAGCAACGTTTAAAGAAACTAATTTTGTGTTCTTTGATAGATTTAAATTGGTTAAATTGTTATTACTAATATTTAAACCAGTAATATTTACAAACGCTTCTACTCCTGTTAAATCTAAAATTCCTAAGCCTACCCCATCTAAAGGTTGTGTTATTGCTTCTGCTTCTGAAACTTGTATTTCTGCATCTCCATTAGAATTTATAACTGTGTCTGCCAATAATGCTGCTTTCATTTTTGCATCTGGAATATAAACAACTGGTCCACCACAATCTTTACTAAAATTAATATTTTCATCAACAAAAGTCCAATTATTAGTAGCATTTGTAACATCATCAACTTGTACACATGTTAAGTTAGAGTTGTGTTTAATTTCAATTCTTGTAATTGCTACATTATTACCATTATTCAAATTTAAACTTGCTAATAATGTATTGTTTACAACAACATCTTCTAAAAGAGTGTGTTGTGATAAATCTAAATAACCTGTTTTTTTTATTTGATTAATATCTAATTTTTTTAATAATACATTTTGTGATAAATCAATATCCGTCATATTATTATCGTAAAGAGACAACCTTTCTAATTTGGTGTTTTTAGTGACATCAATAGTTGATAAACCTGTGTTACCCAATTCCAAAATTTTGAGATCTACATTGGCAGTAACATCCATTGTAGCAGTTTTTGTATTATTAGCCGCAAACTCTTCTAAAACTAACAAATTAGCTACTGACAAACCAGTTAAATTTGGATTATCATTTAACCATAATCTTGTTAATTTTGCGTTATTGCTTAAATTTATACTTCCAATATTATTATTGGTTGCATAGATTTCTTCTAAATTTGGTGCGTTTGTAAAATTTGCTATTGAAGTACCAATATTATCTATACCAATCTTTTTTAAATTCGGATAAATTGAACTATCAAAATCGCCAATATTTGGATTGTTTCCAATAAAAATAAACTCTAACAAAGTGTTTTTTGATAAATCTAAATTTGTTAGGCCATTTCCATCCATTTCAAAACTTTTCAAATTTACATTTGCTGTTGCATCTATTGTTGAAATCTTATTATTACTAATTCGTAGAGATTCCAAAGCAGTTAAATTAGAAATTACCAGTGAAGTTATTTGATTGTCCCAAGCCCAAACAGAAGTTAATTTAGAATTGTTACTAAAATCTACAGAAGTAACTTGATTTCCAAAAATAGTGTACCATTCTAAATTTGGAGAATTGCTAACATCCATAGACGTTAATTTATTGTTTTCTGCTAAAGCTCTTTTTAAATTTGTCATAGAACTTAAATCTAGAGAAACCAATTGATTATTACCTATATATAATCTTTCTAAAACTGTATTGTTGCCAAAAGTAACCTCTGTAAGCACATTATTATATGCATATAATTGCTTTAGGTTTTCATTTTTAGAAACATCTAAAGTTGCTATTTGGTTTCTATCAATACTTATAATTTCTAATAATGTATTTTTACTTACATCTATTGTAGTTAATTCATTCTCAGCTGCGTCTAAATAAACTAAGTTTGGCATTTTTTCAATACCAGTTAAATCTTTAATTTTTGTGTTTACGTTTGGTAATAGTATATTGTTTATTGGGGTAGATATTTTTAAAGTATCTATAACTTTTGCTTCAGAAGTTAAAATATTTCCATTTAAACCATTCGTATCAAAACCTAAATCTATTAAGGCTTGCTCGAAGTTTGTGTCTGGGATTACTACAACTGCTTTGCTGTAACAATCTGTACTGTAAACTGATGAATCATTTATATTTCTCCAATTAGTATTAGAATATGCTACATCATCAACTTGAACACAGCTTAAATTAGTATTAGCATTCAATTGAAAAAATTTAGCTAAAGTGTTTGCTCCATTTTTTAAATTTACTTGAGTTAAATTATTGTAACTTAAATTAAGGTTTGTTAGATTTATATTATTTGACAAATCTATATCTTCCAAAATATTTCGATCTGCAGTAATACTAATAATTTTAATATTATTGTCTGTTTTTAAAGTTGAGATAGAATTATTAGAAATTGCTAAATACTCAAGTTTCAAATTATTATTAATATCTATTTCTGTTAAATCATTATTATCAAGTACGATCGTTTGTAAATCTAAATTATTAGAAAGATTTATTGATTTTAAATTATTTGATGCTAAATATAGGTCTCTTAATTGATTATGATTAAGTAAGTCTATTTCAGTTAAATTTTGGTGTTGAATTTTTAATGTTTTGAGATTTAAATTATTCGTAAAATCTATTGAAGATATTGCAGTATACTCAATTTCAAGACTAACTAACAAAGGATTATTTTTAATATTTAAAGATGTAATTGGTACAATATCAGTAGAAGTACCACCAATTGAAAGTTGCAATAAATTAGGCAACATAGAAACGTTTAAAGAAGATAGTGGGTTATTATCTATTCTTAACACATTAATTTTTAAATTATTAGAAAGATCTACTTCTGTAATATTATTAAAAGAAACAGAAAGACTTTCTAAGTTAGGCATTTTATCAATTCCAGATAAATTAGAAATATTTTTCGCTGGCATAACAAGAACTTTAATTTCTTCGGCCTCTTTCTGTAATATATTTCCATTTAATCCATTTGTATCATATCCCAAATCTATTAAAGCTTGCTCGAAATTTGTATCTGGAATATTTACAACTGTCTCAGTTTCCTTACTAAATAATTTTGCAATATACCTTTTACTTTCACCATTAAAATTGGTAAAATTACCTCCAATTAAAATTTTATTATCAGATTGTATCGAAATATCATATATATATCTATACTGCTCACTAGCTGCAGTACCAGGGTTAAATGAAAAATCTAAACTTCCATCACTATTTAATCGAGCTATCTTATTACGTGTTATACCACCAACTTTTGTAAATCTTCCTCCAATCAAAATTTTATCATTAGAATCTATACCAATGCTTTCTATTCTATCATTTATTGAAGTTAAATTTGTATCAACTGTTCCATCTGTATTTATTCTATAAACTTTTGAAATATCTCCTATCAATATTTTCCCCCCAGCTTCTATTGCAATTGAAGTTACAAATGTATCTGGGGTATTCAAATTAAAAGCATTATCTAAAGAACCATTAGAATTTAAACGTATTAATCCCCTGGTATCACTATTAGTATTTATGGTTGCTCTACCACCAACCAAAACTTTTCCATCAGATTGAATTTTAACTTTATTAACAGATGAAAAATAAATACCTGATAATGAAAAAGGATAAAAATTAAAAGAAGATAAGAGACTTCCACTGGAATTTATGCTTGCAACATTTGTCCTGTTTTGATCATTTACCTTAACAAAATCTCCTCCAAATATAATATTACTATTAGGCAAAATCCCAATTGACCTTACACTACAAGAGTTACTGTTATTTAAACCCGTAAATGTTACTTTGTTAAATGAAGAGTCTAAAGTACCATTTGTATTTAATCTATATACATAACTATATGCTTTTAACGAATTTGTTAATACGCTAAACCCAATAAGTATTTTCCCATCTGATTGTATTTTTATTGCTTCAATACTTACACTTGAAAAATCATCTCCTGTTACTTCAGTAGTATATTGAAATGTGGTATCTAAACTTCCATCAGAATTTAATCTTGCAATTTTATATCTTGGAATACCATCATAAGTGGTAAAATGCCCACCAATAAGTATTTTCCCATCTGATTGGGTAACAATAGCCGTTACACTAGCATTAAAACCGGTTCCAAATGTAGTAAAGGAGTTATCCACACTTCCTGCTGGAAGTTTTTGTGCACTAAAATGTATGCTGATAAATAAAATTCCAAGTAGTAGTAGTTTTGTTTTCATGATAGTTTGGTTTAAGTTTCAAATTTGAGACTTTATACAACACACAACAATACCTACATTTAGGTATTTTATTTGAAAACAATTTATTGGTATATTTAAAATTCAATTAAATCGAAAGCTCTGGCATATCTATACCAATCGAAAGTAGATTTTAACTGAAGTTTTTGTTTAATTTTTTTTCTGTGTGTAGATATTGTAGTAGATTCTACACATAAGATGTTAGCGATTTCAGCTGTAGATTTTCCATTTACAACAAGTTTAAAAATCTCATTTTCTCTATCTGTTAAAGAATTAAATTGTTTTTTATTTCTTGCTACAAAAGACTTGTTTTTTTCTATGGTCTTAGAAAAATCTGTAAGTTTAGAAATGTCTTCTAAAGAAATGTCAAAGAAGAAAAGAAAATCTTTTACAATTTGAATAGGTAATTTTTTTTGACCATCTATTCTTAATGTTGTATATTCTTTATCATCTAAATCATTATATAATTTAACAACCCCCATAATTAATTTTTTTTTAGTTGTTCAAAATTAATTTTATCATTCCAAAAAAAACCATACTTTAGTACAGTCTTTTAGCCCTAAAATGAGAATATTACTCCTATTTTTACTGCCTTTTACGTTGTTTTCTCAAAAAACTGCCCCCTCTATTTACAATAAAATAAGTTCTCTTCAACTTGAACAAAACAACAATTACAGCATTAATAAAATCGTTAAGAATTTTGAAAAAGGAGCATTTAAAAAAGAAGATAAACCACAGATTTATAAGAAATTAGGCTCGAATACACTCTGGATTCATTTTGCAATAAACCCGTCTAAAAAAGAACAATTTCAATATTTTACAAACTCCAATTCTTATTTAGCTTACGGAAAAATTTATTTAAGAAAAGGAGACAAAATAGATTCACTGCAACAGGTATCTAACAATGTAAACTTTCCTCATAAATTTGTTTTTTATAGAGATCCTGTGTGGAAAATACCCACAGATTCCCTCTTAAAAACAGATATTTTTTTAAAAATTAAAAATAAAAATGGAAGAACACGCTTATTATTTTATTTAGAAAACGAGAACGAGTTTTTAAAACGAGTAGAAACCGAATATACTTTCTTTGGTTTGTATTTGGCTTTTTTAATTTCTATGACACTTGTTTTAACCTTTTTTGCAGTGCTAAAAAAAGAATATGCTGTACTATTTTATGCCCTTTACATTGTTACAGCCATCATAGAATTTCTTGCAGGAAAAGGCTTGGGTGTACAATATTTCTGGTCCGATAGTTCTTTTTTAATTAATAATTTTAGGAGTTTAAGTCAAACTCTTGGCACCATGTTATTAGGTTTCTTTTATCTAAAATTTTACAATTTTGGGAAGAAAGAAAAAATCTCTAAATCGGTTTTTAAATGGGGAACACATTTAACAATTCCTCTTTTATGTGTTTACGTTTATAAGTTTTTTTATGGAGGTTTAGAAAGCTATTTTTTAACTGTTTGGATTATTTTACAACTTATAATATTTACTTGGATTCTGAATCATTTTTACTTAACCTATAGAAAACAGTTGCCTTTATATTTAGTAATTGCCTTTGTTTTACCAATTGTAGCAGTCATATTCGGACAAATGTTCAACCCTAGTGTAACCAATAGTTTGGGTGTGTTTTTTAGTGGACCAAACACGTATTATTTGGCGCTTTCTATCGAAATTTTGCTGTTTACACGTTTTATTTTCGACTCTGTAATCAACACTCAAAAAAAATATTTTAAATTGAAGAAAGTAAGTGACGAACTAAAATATAATTTCCAGAATAAGACTTTAGAAATTCAGCATCAAGAGCAAAATAAATTAGTGAGTAATGTGCATGACACTTTTGGAGGGTATTTAGAAGCATTAAAACTAAGATTGCTTCAAAAAGCAGAGAATACACCAGAAAAAATTCAAGAAATATTAGATGCTTTTTACAAAGATTACAGGTATTTATTAAACAGTTTATATGCTCCAAAAATTAATTCAGAAAATTTTGTAGAAAGTTTGGTAGAATTCTGTGAAAAACTAAACTCCATAACAGAACAAGAAATTAAATGCGATTTTAACATCTCTAATATTGATTTACATCAAGAAAAATGTGTGCATCTTTACAGAATCATATCAGAATTGACTACAAATGCCATAAAATATTCCAAATCTTCGGAAATTAAAATAGTATTATATCAAAAAAACAATAAAATTCTTATTTTAGAGGTCTTAGATAACGGAATTGGTTTCGATAAAAACACAAAATCAACCAAAGGTTTTGGTCTAAAAAATGTGCAAGAAAGAGTCCAACAAATGAGAGGTGTTTTAGAAATTGAAGCAAATGAAATTGGTACAAAAATTAAAGTTGAAGTTCCCATAAATGAATACCCCCCTATTAGAATAGTTATTGCAGACGATAATCGGTTTTTCTGTGATGCTTTAAAAGATAGTTTAAACACTCACAAAGAGCTAGAAGTAATTAACACATTTACCACTTTAAATGCGCTAATTAACTTTACAAATTTGCACAATTTAGATGTTTTAGTTTTAGATGTAAATTTTAACGGAGAAAGTTCTTTAGATTTTATTGCTGATATAAAGAAAAACAACGACTTTAAAATTATTGCGCTTACAACCCTAAACAATAATTTTATAAAAGAAAAAGCAATGGCAAATGGCGTGAATGAATTTGCTGGAAAAGATGGTAATTTATCGAATTTTAAAAACGTAATTTTAAATTGTTTTTATAATAATAGTAAGGAAAAACAAAAGAAAAAATCAAAAATTAAAATTGGAAACCACGTTTTTACCAAAAGAAAATTAGAAATTTTACAAGCCTTGTATATTCATTCAGATAAAAAAGAAAAAGAGCTTTCTATAAAATTAAATATTACAGAAAGCTCCTTAAAATCTCATAAAAGAGAATTATTTGAAATAACCAATACTAAAAGTACTCCTGAATTGATAAAATTCGGAATTCAGCAAGGTTTAATTGTTGCTTAGCCTAAAATCTGTTCAGCATGAGCCTTGGTTTTTACTTTTGATATAATATCTTCAATTACTCCATTTTCGTCGATAACAAAGGTAGTTCTGTGAATTCCATCATATTCTTTTCCCATAAATTTTTTCGGACCCCAAACTCCAAAAGCTTCAATTACAGCTTTGTCTTCGTCTGCTAAAAGCGGAAAAGGTAAATCGTGTTTATTAATCCAATTTTGTTGTCTTTTTGCAGAGTCTGCACTTGCTCCTAAAACGTCATATCCTTTTGCCAAAAAAGATTGATAATTGTCTCGTAAATCACAAGCTTCGTTTGTACAACCTGGTGTGCTTGCTTTAGGGTAAAAGAATAAAACTAACTTTTTACCTGAATAATCATCAAGTTTAATTGTATTTCCTGCATTATCTTTTGCTTCAAATTGTGGAGCCTTATCTCCTATTTTTAGAGTTGTCATAATTTATTATTTAATTTAATCAAAAATACGAAGTTTAAAAAGAGTTCATTTAAAACAATTCTTAAATTTTACTGAAATTTATTTTTGTTGCTGTAACTTTGAATTCCAAATATTAAATCTTGAATTCTTAAAAGAATGAACAAACAAGAAAAAGTACAATTTGTAATCGATACATTAGAAGAGTTTTATCCAGAAATTCCTATTCCTTTAGATCATAAAGATCCTTATACTTTGTTAATTGCAGTTTTACTTTCTGCACAATGTACAGATGTTCGTGTAAATAAAATTACGCCTTTGTTATTCGCAAAAGCAGACAATCCTTTTGATATGGTAAAAATGACTGTCGAAGAAATAAAGGAAATTATTCGTCCTTGTGGCTTATCGCCTATGAAATCGAAAGGAATTTATGGTTTGTCTAAAATATTAATCGAAAAATATAATGGAGAAGTTCCAAAATCTTTTGAAGGTTTAGAAGAACTACCAGCAGTTGGTCATAAAACAGCAAGCGTTGTTATGAGTCAGGCTTTTGGAATTCCTGCTTTTCCTGTA
This genomic window contains:
- a CDS encoding T9SS type A sorting domain-containing protein, which codes for MKTKLLLLGILFISIHFSAQKLPAGSVDNSFTTFGTGFNASVTAIVTQSDGKILIGGHFTTYDGIPRYKIARLNSDGSLDTTFQYTTEVTGDDFSSVSIEAIKIQSDGKILIGFSVLTNSLKAYSYVYRLNTNGTLDSSFNKVTFTGLNNSNSCSVRSIGILPNSNIIFGGDFVKVNDQNRTNVASINSSGSLLSSFNFYPFSLSGIYFSSVNKVKIQSDGKVLVGGRATINTNSDTRGLIRLNSNGSLDNAFNLNTPDTFVTSIAIEAGGKILIGDISKVYRINTDGTVDTNLTSINDRIESIGIDSNDKILIGGRFTKVGGITRNKIARLNSDGSLDFSFNPGTAASEQYRYIYDISIQSDNKILIGGNFTNFNGESKRYIAKLFSKETETVVNIPDTNFEQALIDLGYDTNGLNGNILQKEAEEIKVLVMPAKNISNLSGIDKMPNLESLSVSFNNITEVDLSNNLKINVLRIDNNPLSSLNVSMLPNLLQLSIGGTSTDIVPITSLNIKNNPLLVSLEIEYTAISSIDFTNNLNLKTLKIQHQNLTEIDLLNHNQLRDLYLASNNLKSINLSNNLDLQTIVLDNNDLTEIDINNNLKLEYLAISNNSISTLKTDNNIKIISITADRNILEDIDLSNNINLTNLNLSYNNLTQVNLKNGANTLAKFFQLNANTNLSCVQVDDVAYSNTNWRNINDSSVYSTDCYSKAVVVIPDTNFEQALIDLGFDTNGLNGNILTSEAKVIDTLKISTPINNILLPNVNTKIKDLTGIEKMPNLVYLDAAENELTTIDVSKNTLLEIISIDRNQIATLDVSKNENLKQLYAYNNVLTEVTFGNNTVLERLYIGNNQLVSLDLSSMTNLKRALAENNKLTSMDVSNSPNLEWYTIFGNQVTSVDFSNNSKLTSVWAWDNQITSLVISNLTALESLRISNNKISTIDATANVNLKSFEMDGNGLTNLDLSKNTLLEFIFIGNNPNIGDFDSSIYPNLKKIGIDNIGTSIANFTNAPNLEEIYATNNNIGSINLSNNAKLTRLWLNDNPNLTGLSVANLLVLEEFAANNTKTATMDVTANVDLKILELGNTGLSTIDVTKNTKLERLSLYDNNMTDIDLSQNVLLKKLDINQIKKTGYLDLSQHTLLEDVVVNNTLLASLNLNNGNNVAITRIEIKHNSNLTCVQVDDVTNATNNWTFVDENINFSKDCGGPVVYIPDAKMKAALLADTVINSNGDAEIQVSEAEAITQPLDGVGLGILDLTGVEAFVNITGLNISNNNLTNLNLSKNTKLVSLNVANNQLTNLDISLLTQLENLVASENQLSTIDFSNNLEIASVNIGKNPFTNIDFSVNTKLSYLFINECGLNTLDVTNNTLLTFLGAYNNNLASIDVSKNNLLTYLGVFENKLTSIDVSKNTELITFSIRDNQLTSLDVSKNTKLKQLFFLNNKVASIDVSNNLLIEKIGFENNLIEELDLSKQTNLKDVYASNNKLLKVNLKNGNNININDLNLSNNPNISCVEVDDVTYSTANWNQIDNLSALSLDCYNPPIVNIPDANFEQALIDLGLDTNGLNGNILQSDAETITSIEIGNPEVNTNLPNVNAKISDLTGIESMINLTYLGASKNAISTIDVSKNTKLTFLHLGNNQLTSIDVSKNTDLEFLWVEFNKLSEINVTKLTKLKKIYFSYNSNLSAIDVSQNILLEEFAVSNTNITNVDISKNVNITRVFIADTKINSLDLSNQINLDDLTIVNTDLISIDLSEFTNLKKVQIYFNKLIEKINLNNNSNTNITYIDVSRNAKLNCVQVDDVTYATANFTNIDDASFFSINCYNPAPIVNIPDANMKAALLADPFINTNGDNEIQVSEAEAIDKDIDKGEGLEIADLTGIEAFINITGLNIRNNNLTTVDLSKNTKLTWLSIDKNQLTDLDISALANLEVVYAGENKITNIDVSNNTKLKKLWLNTNEITSLDISNNALLEELQLDWNFGLSNIDFSKNLNLNRIHLWKTAISTLDVTNLLNLERLYVTETNLTSIDLSKNTKLYDIRAGENNISSFDFSKNLDLERIDIVKTNVFELDITKNTKLKRLWASENSLTGVNTTENILLEELILNNNNIINVDINQNKKLNTLLLNNNKIERAFLKNGANTSITNFNIINNEDLKCIAVDDVDFANTNWTSKDATASYNLDCSGEWEVYTTDANLKTTLNAVAGLDGDGDGIITYEEAQAFTGDLDLSGKNITSVAGLEAFTNATSINISGNSITDISSLINANTVVLSSRLTGKKRTLQRNTNNLKVLNVANNLIEEIDISILSDITELNVSNNNLTYLNINNSSNGTLTKFDATGNSKLGCIQVDNVANAIANTNWKKDATANYNTFCAKTLSIDEAFLRNNISIYPNPAISNVQISLSNGLELKSVELYNLVGKRVLKATKEQLDISNLANGIYFVKIISNKGNITKKLIKR
- a CDS encoding helix-turn-helix domain-containing protein, with product MGVVKLYNDLDDKEYTTLRIDGQKKLPIQIVKDFLFFFDISLEDISKLTDFSKTIEKNKSFVARNKKQFNSLTDRENEIFKLVVNGKSTAEIANILCVESTTISTHRKKIKQKLQLKSTFDWYRYARAFDLIEF
- a CDS encoding helix-turn-helix transcriptional regulator; amino-acid sequence: MRILLLFLLPFTLFSQKTAPSIYNKISSLQLEQNNNYSINKIVKNFEKGAFKKEDKPQIYKKLGSNTLWIHFAINPSKKEQFQYFTNSNSYLAYGKIYLRKGDKIDSLQQVSNNVNFPHKFVFYRDPVWKIPTDSLLKTDIFLKIKNKNGRTRLLFYLENENEFLKRVETEYTFFGLYLAFLISMTLVLTFFAVLKKEYAVLFYALYIVTAIIEFLAGKGLGVQYFWSDSSFLINNFRSLSQTLGTMLLGFFYLKFYNFGKKEKISKSVFKWGTHLTIPLLCVYVYKFFYGGLESYFLTVWIILQLIIFTWILNHFYLTYRKQLPLYLVIAFVLPIVAVIFGQMFNPSVTNSLGVFFSGPNTYYLALSIEILLFTRFIFDSVINTQKKYFKLKKVSDELKYNFQNKTLEIQHQEQNKLVSNVHDTFGGYLEALKLRLLQKAENTPEKIQEILDAFYKDYRYLLNSLYAPKINSENFVESLVEFCEKLNSITEQEIKCDFNISNIDLHQEKCVHLYRIISELTTNAIKYSKSSEIKIVLYQKNNKILILEVLDNGIGFDKNTKSTKGFGLKNVQERVQQMRGVLEIEANEIGTKIKVEVPINEYPPIRIVIADDNRFFCDALKDSLNTHKELEVINTFTTLNALINFTNLHNLDVLVLDVNFNGESSLDFIADIKKNNDFKIIALTTLNNNFIKEKAMANGVNEFAGKDGNLSNFKNVILNCFYNNSKEKQKKKSKIKIGNHVFTKRKLEILQALYIHSDKKEKELSIKLNITESSLKSHKRELFEITNTKSTPELIKFGIQQGLIVA
- the bcp gene encoding thioredoxin-dependent thiol peroxidase, producing MTTLKIGDKAPQFEAKDNAGNTIKLDDYSGKKLVLFFYPKASTPGCTNEACDLRDNYQSFLAKGYDVLGASADSAKRQQNWINKHDLPFPLLADEDKAVIEAFGVWGPKKFMGKEYDGIHRTTFVIDENGVIEDIISKVKTKAHAEQILG
- a CDS encoding endonuclease III domain-containing protein, whose product is MNKQEKVQFVIDTLEEFYPEIPIPLDHKDPYTLLIAVLLSAQCTDVRVNKITPLLFAKADNPFDMVKMTVEEIKEIIRPCGLSPMKSKGIYGLSKILIEKYNGEVPKSFEGLEELPAVGHKTASVVMSQAFGIPAFPVDTHILRLMYRWNLSNGKSVAQTEKDAKRLFPRELWNDLHLQIIWYGREYSPARGWNLEKDIITKTIGRQTVLDAYNKTKKTP